The following are encoded together in the Oscarella lobularis chromosome 10, ooOscLobu1.1, whole genome shotgun sequence genome:
- the LOC136192495 gene encoding alpha/beta hydrolase domain-containing protein 17C-like — protein MQGLSCSELCYLFCCPPLPSRIAAKLAFLPPSASYSVNRHENGDCTLHLGEGSEWQYGDRELGGLEVFTTETRRGNTIACMYVRCTDDPKYTILFSHGNAVDIGQMSSFYVGLGSRIDCNIFSYDYSGYGASTGVPSEKNLYADMDAAWAALQKRYGISPDKIVLYGQSIGTVPTIDFASRFEVGAIILQAPLMSGMRVAFPSTKRTWCFDPFTSCEKIGKVGSLVLVIHGTDDEVIDFSHGLAIYERAPRTVEPLWIEGAGHNDVELYAQYLERLRKFIQKEVGQQRHIAGNSSS, from the exons ATGCAGGGCCTAAGTTGCTCGGAACTGTGCTATCTCTTCTGCTGCCCGCCACTTCCGTCGCGAATCGCAGCGAAACTCGCCTTTCTCCCACCGTCCGCTTCGTACAGCGTAAATCgacacgaaaacggcgactgTACGCTTCACTTGGGCGAGGGAAGCGAATGGCAGTACGGCGATCGCGAACTGGGCGGCCTCGAAGTCTTCACAACCGAAACGCGACGCGGAAACACGATCGCGTGCATGTACGTCCGCTGCACGGACGATCCCAAGTACACGATCCTCTTCTCGCACGGCAACGCCGTCGACATCGGTCAAATGTCGAGTTTCTACGTCGGACTCGGCTCGCGCATCGACTGCAACATCTTCTCGTACGATTATTCGGGTTACGGCGCAAGTACGGGAGTGCCAAGCGAAAAGAATCTCTACGCCGATATGGACGCCGCGTGGGCGGCGCTTCAGAAACGCTACGGAATTAGCCCGGATAAAATCGTGCTTTACGGTCAAAGCATCGGTACCGTGCCCACGATTGACTTTGCGTCGCGATTCGAAGTGGGAGCGATTATACTTCAAGCTCCGCTTATGTCGGGAATGCGCGTCGCTTTTCCCAGTACCAAGCGCACGTGGTGTTTCGATCCCTTCACGAG TTGTGAAAAGATTGGTAAGGTCGGatctctcgttctcgttaTTCACGGTACTGATGACGAAgtcattgatttttctcacgGCCTTGCGATATACGAGAGAGCGCCGCGAACCGTTGAACCGCTGTGGATCGAAGGTGCTGGtcacaacgacgtcgaattgtaCGCCCAGTACTTGGAGAGGCTACGAAAATTTATTCAAAAGGAAGTCGGTCAGCAACGTCACATCGCTGGCAATTCGAGCAGTTGA
- the LOC136192496 gene encoding leucine-rich repeat protein soc-2-like — protein sequence MSDVVRSTIERRSACLNLSHRDLTVLPATDLSQISDLKILLLNDNKLIMPPSEILHFTGLLELNLSGNQITLLPSGIERLRQLTFLDLSHNRLGYLSSELCQLINLKELWIVKSELVGLPENLGILSRLEILALQKNSLASLPDSLGEMESLKWLNIAENNLIDLPGNMTGMRRLTYLNVSGNSLGKLPDCLLTVRSLEAIHARNCNLSQLPDLGTLVQSLTSLFLLNCRENPFQEKSDLSEWIDQNRFLFQYTEEM from the coding sequence ATGTCggacgtcgttcgttcgacgatcgaacgacgatccgCTTGCCTGAATTTGAGCCATCGGGATTTGACCGTATTACCGGCGACCGATTTGAGCCAAATTTCGGATCTGAAGATCCTTCTTTTGAACGATAATAAACTCATCATGCCGCCGTCAgaaattttgcattttacCGGATTGCTCGAGTTGAATTTGTCGGGAAATCAGATCACGTTGTTACCGAGTGGAATCGAGCGTTTGAGACAGTTGACATTTCTCGATTTGAGTCACAATCGATTGGGATATTTGTCGAGCGAATTGTGccaattgattaatttaaaaGAGTTGTGGATCGTTAAGAGTGAGCTCGTCGGATTGCCCGAAAATTTGGGAATATTGAGTCGTCTGGAGATTTTGGCTCTGCAGAAAAATTCCCTTGCTTCGTTGCCAGACAGTCTAGGGGAAATGGAGTCACTCAAATGGCTAAATATTGCGGAAAATAATCTAATCGATTTGCCTGGTAATATGACGGGAATGAGACGTCTGACGTACTTGAATGTATCAGGCAATAGTTTGGGCAAGTTACCCGACTGCCTTCTCACAGTACGCTCCCTCGAAGCAATCCACGCGCGAAACTGCAACTTGTCTCAATTGCCAGACCTCGGAACGCTCGTTCAAagtctgacgtcactattTTTATTAAACTGTAGAGAAAATCCATTTCAGGAGAAATCGGACTTATCGGAATGGATAGATCAGAATCGCTTTCTATTTCAATACACCGAAGAGATGTAG
- the LOC136192493 gene encoding uncharacterized protein isoform X1, with product MVSATTGAAILGIIALLFTVASIVLALALCKLLGKCGFRRVYQKRGLLHFQNKTYDVEIRGSSRRSKSEWVDSRIYEDLDTPKLTKKTKCKASKTSLLSYDENVFESTGTVVRNKGYRESAECIELQTKADVHSKDETETVDLIDTEKKNTSDNNDKEATKQEVEVCVTEEKTTSETTPPVQRNEEEKTSSTKEDNAQVPQELVDTYAKVDLVKKWARRSTYHLKPPEPSRPPSDYISDSEEMSPEPPIPSPVHSSEVKPPEPARPPSDVFSETDESALLLSQDSSERPVSAIAYENFAFDDGEKAGEKDDGKTLSVVYEDTQFPAERNSVVYEDTKVAEEPKPRVQSMVYEDVGYEDLEDVQEKVKSLLQKEA from the exons ATGGTGAGCGCTACGACGGGTGCTGCTATTCTGGGGATTATCGCTCTTCTTTTTACTGTTGCTTCGATTGTTTTGGCGCTTGCCTTGTGCAAATTATTGGGAAAATG TGGCTTTAGGCGTGTGTATCAAAAACGCGGGTTACTGCACTTTCAAAATAAAACTTATGACGTTGAAATTCGCGG AAGCAGCAGACGGTCGAAAAGTGAGTGGGTCGATAGCCGCATTTACGAGGATCTCGACACGCCAAAGCttacaaagaaaacgaaatgcaAAGCCTCGAAGACTTCGCTTCTTTCatacgacgagaacgtttttGAAAGTACTGGTACTGTTGTGCG GAATAAAGGATATAGGGAATCAGCTGAATGTATAGAGCTTCAGACGAAGGCTGATGTTCACAGCAAGGATGAAACTGAGACTGTGGATCTGATAGAtactgagaagaaaaatacaAG CGATAATAACGATAAAGAAGCAAC taaGCAAGAGGTAGAAGTCTGTGTCACAGAGGAAAAGACAACGAG TGAAACGACGCCACCGGTTcagcgaaacgaagaagagaagacaaG TTCAACGAAGGAGGACAATGCTCAGGTACCACAGGAACTAGTGGACACCTATGCTAAAGTGGATTTGGTCAAAAAATG GGCGAGACGAAGTACATATCATCTAAAGCCTCCTGAGCCAAGCAGACCTCCATCTGACTACATATCCGACAG TGAAGAAATGTCTCCAGAGCCTCCAATACCTTCACCTGTGCACAG TAGTGAAGTTAAGCCTCCCGAGCCTGCAAGACCTCCGTCTGATGTTTTTTCTGAAACGGA TGAGTCAGCTCTTTTGCTATCTCAGGATTCATCTGAAAGACCCGTCTCAGCTATTGCTTATGAAAATTTTGCTTTTGACGACGGGGAAAAGGCCGGGGAGAAGGATGATGGAAAGACACTTTCTGTTGTCTATGAAGACACTCAATTTCCTGCGGAGA GAAACTCTGTTGTCTACGAAGACACTAAAGTAGCTGAAGAACCTAAGCCAAGAGTCCAGTCAATGGTCTACGAAGACGTCGGTTACGAGGATCTTGAAGATGTGCAAGAGAAAGTAAAAAG tttgcTGCAAAAAGAGGCGTGA
- the LOC136192493 gene encoding neurofilament heavy polypeptide-like isoform X2, with protein MVSATTGAAILGIIALLFTVASIVLALALCKLLGKCGFRRVYQKRGLLHFQNKTYDVEIRGSSRRSKSEWVDSRIYEDLDTPKLTKKTKCKASKTSLLSYDENVFESTGTVVRNKGYRESAECIELQTKADVHSKDETETVDLIDTEKKNTSDNNDKEATKQEVEVCVTEEKTTSETTPPVQRNEEEKTSSTKEDNAQVPQELVDTYAKVDLVKKWARRSTYHLKPPEPSRPPSDYISDSEEMSPEPPIPSPVHSEVKPPEPARPPSDVFSETDESALLLSQDSSERPVSAIAYENFAFDDGEKAGEKDDGKTLSVVYEDTQFPAERNSVVYEDTKVAEEPKPRVQSMVYEDVGYEDLEDVQEKVKSLLQKEA; from the exons ATGGTGAGCGCTACGACGGGTGCTGCTATTCTGGGGATTATCGCTCTTCTTTTTACTGTTGCTTCGATTGTTTTGGCGCTTGCCTTGTGCAAATTATTGGGAAAATG TGGCTTTAGGCGTGTGTATCAAAAACGCGGGTTACTGCACTTTCAAAATAAAACTTATGACGTTGAAATTCGCGG AAGCAGCAGACGGTCGAAAAGTGAGTGGGTCGATAGCCGCATTTACGAGGATCTCGACACGCCAAAGCttacaaagaaaacgaaatgcaAAGCCTCGAAGACTTCGCTTCTTTCatacgacgagaacgtttttGAAAGTACTGGTACTGTTGTGCG GAATAAAGGATATAGGGAATCAGCTGAATGTATAGAGCTTCAGACGAAGGCTGATGTTCACAGCAAGGATGAAACTGAGACTGTGGATCTGATAGAtactgagaagaaaaatacaAG CGATAATAACGATAAAGAAGCAAC taaGCAAGAGGTAGAAGTCTGTGTCACAGAGGAAAAGACAACGAG TGAAACGACGCCACCGGTTcagcgaaacgaagaagagaagacaaG TTCAACGAAGGAGGACAATGCTCAGGTACCACAGGAACTAGTGGACACCTATGCTAAAGTGGATTTGGTCAAAAAATG GGCGAGACGAAGTACATATCATCTAAAGCCTCCTGAGCCAAGCAGACCTCCATCTGACTACATATCCGACAG TGAAGAAATGTCTCCAGAGCCTCCAATACCTTCACCTGTGCACAG TGAAGTTAAGCCTCCCGAGCCTGCAAGACCTCCGTCTGATGTTTTTTCTGAAACGGA TGAGTCAGCTCTTTTGCTATCTCAGGATTCATCTGAAAGACCCGTCTCAGCTATTGCTTATGAAAATTTTGCTTTTGACGACGGGGAAAAGGCCGGGGAGAAGGATGATGGAAAGACACTTTCTGTTGTCTATGAAGACACTCAATTTCCTGCGGAGA GAAACTCTGTTGTCTACGAAGACACTAAAGTAGCTGAAGAACCTAAGCCAAGAGTCCAGTCAATGGTCTACGAAGACGTCGGTTACGAGGATCTTGAAGATGTGCAAGAGAAAGTAAAAAG tttgcTGCAAAAAGAGGCGTGA
- the LOC136192171 gene encoding frataxin, mitochondrial-like, with product MHALMHHFSLSITLVDFHHKSEATLDELAEYFESLPETDINCDENYDVHLSDGVLTISLGKDLGTYVINKQTPNRQLWFSSPLSGPKRYDFLNGNWIYKRDGMSLHSRLTTELTQLYGKPVDLMHLLAKEVGHN from the exons ATGCACGCTCTAATGCATCATTTCAGCTTGTCCATCACCCTAGTCGATTTTCATCACAAATCCGAAGCAACACTCGACGAATTAGCCGAATATTTCGAAAGTCTACCAGAAACGGACATAAATTGCGACGAGAATTACGACGTTCACTTATCA GACGGGGTGCTGACCATTTCCCTGGGCAAAGACTTGGGAACGTATGTAATCAATAAGCAGACTCCAAATAGGCAGCTATGGTTTTCATCTCCACTGAG TGGGCCCAAACGATATGACTTTCTCAATGGGAATTGGATCTATAAACGCGACGGAATGTCACTGCACAGTCGATTGACGACGGAGCTGACGCAATTGTACGGAAAGCCCGTCGATCTCATGCATTTATTAGCTAAAGAAGTGGGGCATAATTAG
- the LOC136192500 gene encoding uncharacterized protein: protein MNHLSFLFVFSALLPALLLDRRVDAIECLYCYQKGPNAEETCSDVQYERECAPGSVCFSQRTKEYGKTTAFERSCAPEIECSTACLTNGACTYCCHSDLCNRPQNDRLIPGTSVFSSTDSVVLITGCIIALFTFIVFVMLFIRCQKKLRQLRRSRLQQYRSRASGDDFSVMGNDQQQLLGEERALAGLPPTYDEATEDPPAYRVKEEDNKSEDGVSSVAAADGVIGACDMSQSGEDKEE from the exons ATGAACCACTTGTCgttccttttcgttttctcggcCCTACTCCCCGCTCTTCTACTCG accgtcgcgtcgacgcaatCGAATGCCTCTATTGCTACCAAAAAGGCCCGAACGCCGAAGAAACGTGCAGCGACGTTCAATACGAACGCGAATGTGCTCCAGGATCGGTATGCTTCAGTCAGCGCACGAAAGAATACGGTAAAACGACggcattcgaacgttcgtgCGCTCCCGAGATCGAATGCTCGACCGCGTGCCTAACGAACGGCGCATGCACGTACTGCTGTCATTCAGACTTGTGCAACCGTCCCCAAAACGATCGACTTATACCGG ggaCTTCCGTTTTTAGTTCCACTGACAGTGTCGTTTTAATTACTGGCTGCATTATCGCTCTCTTTaccttcatcgtcttcgtgaTGCTCTTTATTCGGTGTCAGAAAAAACTGAGGCAGCTGCGACGCTCTCGTTTGCAACAATACCGGTCACGTGcaagcggcgacgatttcagcGTCATGGGAAATGATCAGCAACAGCTTTTGGGCGAGGAACGCGCCCTAGCCGGCCTACCGCCCACATATGATGAGGCCACCGAAGATCCACCGGCTTATCGAGTGAAGGAAGAGGACAATAAGAGTGAAGACGGCGTTTCTtctgtcgccgccgcggaCGGTGTTATTGGCGCCTGTGACATGAGCCAAAGCGGTGAAGACAAGGAAGAATAG